One part of the Neisseria zalophi genome encodes these proteins:
- the atpG gene encoding F0F1 ATP synthase subunit gamma, whose product MAVGKEILTKIRSVQNTQKITKAMQMVSTSKMRKTQERMRLARPYAEKVRMVMSHLAQTQSDHGIKLLEPHRSVQRAGFVLITTDKGLCGGLNANVLKKFLAQVQEYQEQGIEVDVVCLGSKGLAACQRIGLNVIASVTNLGDTPNMEKMLGALTEIFQRYEKKQLDTIHLVYSGFVNTMRQEPRNEILLPIGQNTIESVDIDSNYSWDYRYEPTPVAVLEYLVRRYLESVVYQALSDNMASEQAARMVAMKAATDNAGNAIKELRLVYNKSRQAAITTELSEIVAGAAAV is encoded by the coding sequence ATGGCAGTAGGGAAAGAGATTCTCACCAAAATCCGCAGTGTTCAAAATACTCAAAAGATCACTAAAGCGATGCAAATGGTGTCGACCTCCAAAATGCGGAAGACTCAAGAGCGGATGCGCTTGGCGCGTCCGTATGCTGAAAAAGTACGTATGGTAATGAGCCATTTGGCACAAACCCAATCCGATCACGGTATTAAGCTGTTAGAGCCGCATCGTAGTGTGCAGCGTGCCGGGTTTGTTTTAATCACAACCGATAAAGGTTTGTGTGGTGGCTTAAATGCTAATGTTTTAAAAAAATTCTTAGCACAAGTTCAAGAATATCAAGAACAAGGCATTGAGGTTGATGTTGTTTGTTTGGGTAGTAAGGGATTGGCAGCTTGTCAGCGTATCGGCTTGAATGTGATTGCCAGCGTGACCAATCTGGGCGATACCCCTAATATGGAAAAAATGCTCGGTGCTTTAACTGAGATTTTTCAGCGTTATGAGAAAAAGCAATTAGATACCATTCACTTGGTGTATTCGGGATTTGTGAATACGATGCGCCAAGAACCTCGTAACGAAATCTTACTGCCTATCGGCCAAAACACAATTGAAAGTGTTGATATAGACAGCAATTATAGTTGGGATTATCGTTATGAACCGACTCCGGTGGCTGTTTTGGAATATTTGGTCCGCCGCTATTTAGAGTCTGTGGTTTATCAGGCATTGAGTGACAATATGGCTTCAGAGCAGGCCGCACGTATGGTTGCAATGAAAGCTGCAACCGATAATGCAGGAAATGCTATTAAAGAGTTGCGTTTGGTATATAACAAATCACGCCAAGCTGCAATTACCACAGAATTGTCAGAAATCGTTGCCGGAGCAGCTGCCGTATAA